The Pirellulimonas nuda genome includes a region encoding these proteins:
- a CDS encoding glycoside hydrolase family protein yields the protein MTNYLVGALFCLSLSLTAASATELPDPGQRVWSDRLEFVGVAVEEPGYHVWGSSAVIGLEGKTHLFVSRWPITAGFGAWLTDCEVARYIGDRPEGPFTFCEVVLKGSGRETWDRGSPHNPTVHKVGDQYVLLYIANQGGNKKQRVASQRIGMVVADRPEGPWKKVGADGLILSIPEEPTVWSYGSTVGVNNPALLLHPDGRFFLYYKAMKLGDVRRMGVAVADNLEGPYVFHKDPLTSNRSEIEDGYAFVENGTICLLTTNNHAGTGYLWTSEDGIHFDEPLVGFEKIEKYVSPDLLKDATTHRGKKFERPQVLLQNGKPTHLYVASGVNLRGGRGTCSCVLRVHEGSSRSNVRSGE from the coding sequence GTGACGAATTACCTGGTTGGCGCTCTCTTTTGTTTGTCTCTTAGTTTGACAGCAGCAAGCGCTACGGAGCTTCCAGACCCCGGGCAGCGCGTCTGGTCGGATCGTCTTGAGTTTGTTGGCGTTGCTGTAGAAGAGCCCGGCTATCATGTTTGGGGGTCTTCTGCCGTCATCGGGTTAGAAGGAAAGACTCACTTATTTGTCTCCCGTTGGCCAATCACGGCGGGCTTTGGAGCTTGGCTAACTGACTGCGAGGTCGCTCGCTACATCGGCGACAGACCGGAAGGACCGTTCACGTTCTGCGAAGTCGTGCTCAAAGGGAGTGGTCGGGAAACTTGGGACCGTGGGTCTCCGCACAATCCGACCGTGCACAAGGTGGGCGATCAATACGTGCTTCTCTATATCGCTAATCAAGGAGGAAACAAGAAGCAAAGGGTCGCCTCGCAACGCATCGGCATGGTGGTCGCTGATCGCCCCGAAGGCCCTTGGAAGAAGGTCGGCGCCGACGGGCTGATCCTGTCAATCCCTGAAGAACCGACGGTATGGAGCTACGGCTCGACGGTGGGTGTAAACAATCCAGCCTTGCTGCTCCACCCTGACGGTCGTTTCTTTCTTTATTACAAGGCGATGAAGCTTGGCGACGTGCGGCGGATGGGAGTTGCAGTCGCTGACAATCTGGAAGGTCCTTACGTCTTTCACAAAGACCCACTTACCAGCAATCGTTCAGAAATAGAGGATGGATACGCCTTTGTCGAAAATGGAACAATCTGTCTACTCACGACCAATAATCACGCTGGGACGGGATACTTGTGGACATCCGAAGATGGCATCCATTTCGACGAGCCGCTGGTTGGTTTCGAAAAAATTGAAAAGTATGTTTCCCCCGACCTGTTAAAAGACGCCACGACGCATCGTGGCAAAAAATTTGAGCGCCCGCAGGTCTTGCTGCAGAACGGCAAGCCCACGCATCTTTACGTTGCATCAGGAGTTAATCTCCGAGGTGGCCGAGGCACTTGTTCCTGTGTGCTAAGAGTGCATGAGGGCTCATCCAGAAGTAATGTGAGGTCGGGTGAATAG